The following proteins are co-located in the Deinococcus metallilatus genome:
- the proB gene encoding glutamate 5-kinase, with amino-acid sequence MRVVLKLGTSVLTAGTDRLHRPRLVDLLRGLAAVRAAGHEAVLVTSGAVLAGWEALGFPPRDRTLAEKQLLAAVGQGRLMHLYASIADLYGLPVAQVLLTADDFRDRTRYLNARTTLEGCLSRGVLPIINENDAVAAEQIKVGDNDTLSAFVANLVEADLLVILTDAPGLYTADPRSDPTATLIPVVERVTPDIWALAGGAGSHRGTGGMHTKLQAAEIATRAGTPVVIAPGDTENALARIVNGEALGTRFVAHGSRLEARKRWILAEIALGRVLLDEGAARAVRERGGSLLPAGITAVHGPFERGHTVRLLAPDGSEVARGLTRYRAADLARIAGRHSRDIEGVLGFTYGPEAVHRDDLVRL; translated from the coding sequence ATGCGCGTCGTCCTGAAGCTCGGCACCAGTGTCCTCACGGCGGGGACCGACCGCCTGCACCGGCCCCGGCTGGTGGACCTGCTGCGCGGGCTGGCGGCGGTGCGCGCGGCGGGGCACGAGGCCGTGCTGGTGACCAGCGGGGCGGTGCTGGCCGGGTGGGAGGCGCTGGGGTTCCCGCCACGTGACCGAACCCTGGCCGAAAAACAGCTCCTCGCGGCGGTCGGGCAGGGGCGGCTGATGCACCTGTATGCCAGCATCGCGGACCTGTACGGCCTGCCCGTCGCGCAGGTTCTCCTGACCGCCGACGACTTCCGCGACCGCACCCGCTACCTGAATGCCCGGACCACCCTGGAGGGCTGTCTGAGCCGGGGCGTGCTGCCGATCATCAACGAGAACGACGCGGTGGCCGCCGAACAGATCAAGGTGGGCGACAACGACACCCTCTCCGCCTTCGTCGCCAATCTGGTCGAGGCCGATCTGCTGGTGATCCTGACCGACGCGCCCGGCCTCTACACCGCCGACCCGCGCAGCGATCCTACGGCCACCCTGATCCCGGTGGTGGAGCGGGTGACGCCGGACATCTGGGCGCTCGCGGGCGGGGCAGGCAGCCACCGGGGCACGGGCGGGATGCACACCAAGCTTCAGGCCGCCGAGATCGCCACCCGCGCCGGAACGCCGGTCGTGATCGCCCCCGGCGACACCGAGAACGCGCTCGCCCGCATCGTGAACGGCGAGGCGCTCGGCACGCGCTTTGTGGCGCACGGCTCGCGTCTGGAGGCCCGCAAACGCTGGATTCTGGCGGAAATTGCCCTGGGCCGCGTCCTGCTGGACGAGGGCGCCGCCCGAGCTGTGCGCGAACGCGGCGGCAGCCTCCTGCCCGCCGGAATCACCGCCGTCCACGGTCCCTTCGAGCGCGGCCACACCGTCCGCCTCCTCGCCCCCGACGGCAGCGAGGTCGCGCGCGGCCTGACGCGCTACCGCGCCGCCGATCTGGCGCGGATCGCCGGGCGCCACTCACGGGACATCGAGGGGGTGCTGGGGTTCACCTACGGGCCGGAGGCGGTCCACCGGGACGATCTGGTGCGGCTGTAG